A window of Gavia stellata isolate bGavSte3 chromosome 21, bGavSte3.hap2, whole genome shotgun sequence contains these coding sequences:
- the CHFR gene encoding E3 ubiquitin-protein ligase CHFR isoform X1: MEHSEGGEQSQQQQQPWGKLIRLGADEAEPHVLLLKREWTIGRKKGCDLSFPGNKLVSGDHCKIIVDEESGQVSLEDTSTNGTVINKLKVVKKQTYPLQTGDVIYVVYRKNEPENNVAYLYESLNTKHDATQEPVEVNVENQCHVTKDTSNTGRSNDETQITSSPSATQSCYEEPQPSTSTSNLFNASATSLIESASVQQDNPSTSGSQSSVFTPVPAFPILESVCLKALHDEHEKLDMNTETSSVTSEITDKEKAGSDSQRTGEEEGLEPAKKKLKGDEDACPNLSPAAPSECIIKIGSEDAKTSNVKPDKMEETLTCIICQELLHDCVSLQPCMHTFCAACYSGWMERSSLCPTCRCPVERICKNHILNNLVEAYLIQHPDKCRNEDDVRSMDARNKITQDMLQPKVRRSFSDEEGSSEDLLELSDVDSESSDISQPYIVCRQCPGYRRHSVPTLPGTGQETEAGGMQALGDAPSTSANFPAAVQEYVCPAQGSHVICTCCFQPMPDRRAEREQNPHVAPQQCTVCLQPFCHLYWGCTRMACFGCLAPFCEINLGDKCLDGVLNNNHYESDILKDYLASRGLTWKNMLNESLLALQRGVFMLSDYRITGNTVLCYCCGLRSFRELAYQYRQNIPVAELPVTVTSRPDCYWGRNCRTQVKAHHAMKFNHICEQTRFKN, translated from the exons ATGGAGCACTCGGAAGGAGGcgagcagagccagcagcagcagcagccctgggggaAGCTGATCCGGCTGGGTGCTGATGAGGCAGAGCCGCACGTCTTGCTGCTGAAAAGAGAATGGACAATTGGTCGGAAGAAAG gttGTGATTTATCTTTCCCTGGCAACAAGTTGGTGTCTGGAGATCACTGTAAAATCATAGTGGATGAAGAATCTGGTCAAGTGTCATTGGAAGATACAAG TACTAATGGAACAGTAATTAATAAACTGAAAGTGGTTAAGAAGCAGACATACCCTTTACAGACTGGGGATGTGATCTATGttgtttacagaaaaaatgaGCCAGAGAACA ATGTTGCTTATCTTTATGAATCCTTAAACACAAAACATGATGCAACTCAAGAACCAGTAG AAGTTAATGTAGAAAACCAATGCCATGTGACCAAAGATACCTCAAATACAGGAAGAAGTAATGATGAGACCCAAATTACCTCATCACCATCAGCTACTCAGTCTTGCTATGAGGAACCACAGCCATCTACTTCTACATCTAACCTCTTCAATGCTTCTGCTACCTCTCTTATCGAGTCTGCATCTGTTCAGCAGGATAATCCTTCTACATCTG gaTCACAGTCCTCAGTTTTCACTCCTGTGCCTGCTTTCCCCATCTTAGAATCTGTGTGTCTAAAAGCACTGCATGATGAACATGAAAAGCTGGATATGAATACTGAAACTTCTTCAGTCACTTCAGAAAtcactgacaaagaaaaagcaggatcAGATTCTCAAaggacaggggaggaggaaggtttGGAACCTGCTAAGAAGAAACTAAAAGGAG ATGAAGATGCTTGTCCAAATCTTTCACCAGCAGCTCCAAGTGAATGTATAATTAAAATTGGCTCTGAAGATGCAAAAACATCAAATGTGAAACCAGATAAGATGGAAGAAACATTAACTTGCATTATCTGCCAAGAACTGCTGCATGACTGTGTAAG CTTACAGCCTTGTATGCATACTTTTTGTGCTGCGTGCTACTCAGGATGGATGGAAAGATCTTCTCTATGTCCAACTTGTCGTTGTCCAGTAGAACGTATTTGTAAAAATCACATATTGAACAACTTGGTTGAGGCTTATCTCATTCAGCATCCAG ATAAATGTCGTAATGAAGATGATGTACGTAGCATGGATGctagaaacaaaattactcAAGACATGTTGCAACCTAAGGTGCGGAGATCTTTTTCAGACGAGGAAGGAAGTTCTGAAGATTTATTAGAGTTGTCAGATGTAGATAGTGAATCTTCAGATATCAG tcaGCCATATATAGTATGCAGACAGTGTCCAGGATATCGAAGACACTCTGTTCCAACTCTGCCTGGCACAGGCCAAGAGACAGAAGCAGGAGGAATGCAAGCACTGGGAGATGCACCATCTACATCTGCCAACTTCCCTGCAG CGGTCCAGGAATATGTGTGTCCTGCTCAAGGAAGTCATGTAATATGCACCTGCTGCTTTCAGCCAATGCCTGACCGAAGAGCCGAGCGTGAACAGAATCCTCATGTTGCTCCTCAGCaat GTACAGTTTGTCTGCAACCCTTCTGTCACTTATACTGGGGCTGCACTCGGATGGCATGTTTTGGCTGTTTGGCACCATTCTGTG AAATAAATCTTGGTGATAAGTGTTTAGATGGAGTCCTAAATAACAACCACTACGAGTCAGATATCCTAAAG GATTACCTGGCATCCAGGGGTTTGACATGGAAAAATATGTTAAACGAAAGTCTCTTAGCTCTTCAAAGAGGAGTTTTTATGTTGTCAG ATTACAGAATTACTGGGAACACAGTGCTTTGCTACTGTTGTGGCCTTCGCAGCTTTCGAGAACTTGCCTACCAGTACAGGCAGAATATTCCTGTTGCTGAATTGCCAG TGACTGTCACATCACGTCCTGATTGCTACTGGGGGCGCAACTGTCGAACTCAGGTCAAAGCACATCATGCCAT
- the CHFR gene encoding E3 ubiquitin-protein ligase CHFR isoform X3 — MEHSEGGEQSQQQQQPWGKLIRLGADEAEPHVLLLKREWTIGRKKGCDLSFPGNKLVSGDHCKIIVDEESGQVSLEDTSTNGTVINKLKVVKKQTYPLQTGDVIYVVYRKNEPENNVAYLYESLNTKHDATQEPVEVNVENQCHVTKDTSNTGRSNDETQITSSPSATQSCYEEPQPSTSTSNLFNASATSLIESASVQQDNPSTSGKNCINVIPQCCSSLDMNTETSSVTSEITDKEKAGSDSQRTGEEEGLEPAKKKLKGDEDACPNLSPAAPSECIIKIGSEDAKTSNVKPDKMEETLTCIICQELLHDCVSLQPCMHTFCAACYSGWMERSSLCPTCRCPVERICKNHILNNLVEAYLIQHPDKCRNEDDVRSMDARNKITQDMLQPKVRRSFSDEEGSSEDLLELSDVDSESSDISQPYIVCRQCPGYRRHSVPTLPGTGQETEAGGMQALGDAPSTSANFPAAVQEYVCPAQGSHVICTCCFQPMPDRRAEREQNPHVAPQQCTVCLQPFCHLYWGCTRMACFGCLAPFCEINLGDKCLDGVLNNNHYESDILKDYLASRGLTWKNMLNESLLALQRGVFMLSDYRITGNTVLCYCCGLRSFRELAYQYRQNIPVAELPVTVTSRPDCYWGRNCRTQVKAHHAMKFNHICEQTRFKN, encoded by the exons ATGGAGCACTCGGAAGGAGGcgagcagagccagcagcagcagcagccctgggggaAGCTGATCCGGCTGGGTGCTGATGAGGCAGAGCCGCACGTCTTGCTGCTGAAAAGAGAATGGACAATTGGTCGGAAGAAAG gttGTGATTTATCTTTCCCTGGCAACAAGTTGGTGTCTGGAGATCACTGTAAAATCATAGTGGATGAAGAATCTGGTCAAGTGTCATTGGAAGATACAAG TACTAATGGAACAGTAATTAATAAACTGAAAGTGGTTAAGAAGCAGACATACCCTTTACAGACTGGGGATGTGATCTATGttgtttacagaaaaaatgaGCCAGAGAACA ATGTTGCTTATCTTTATGAATCCTTAAACACAAAACATGATGCAACTCAAGAACCAGTAG AAGTTAATGTAGAAAACCAATGCCATGTGACCAAAGATACCTCAAATACAGGAAGAAGTAATGATGAGACCCAAATTACCTCATCACCATCAGCTACTCAGTCTTGCTATGAGGAACCACAGCCATCTACTTCTACATCTAACCTCTTCAATGCTTCTGCTACCTCTCTTATCGAGTCTGCATCTGTTCAGCAGGATAATCCTTCTACATCTGGTAAGAATTGTATCAA TGTAATACCACAATGCTGc TCCTCA CTGGATATGAATACTGAAACTTCTTCAGTCACTTCAGAAAtcactgacaaagaaaaagcaggatcAGATTCTCAAaggacaggggaggaggaaggtttGGAACCTGCTAAGAAGAAACTAAAAGGAG ATGAAGATGCTTGTCCAAATCTTTCACCAGCAGCTCCAAGTGAATGTATAATTAAAATTGGCTCTGAAGATGCAAAAACATCAAATGTGAAACCAGATAAGATGGAAGAAACATTAACTTGCATTATCTGCCAAGAACTGCTGCATGACTGTGTAAG CTTACAGCCTTGTATGCATACTTTTTGTGCTGCGTGCTACTCAGGATGGATGGAAAGATCTTCTCTATGTCCAACTTGTCGTTGTCCAGTAGAACGTATTTGTAAAAATCACATATTGAACAACTTGGTTGAGGCTTATCTCATTCAGCATCCAG ATAAATGTCGTAATGAAGATGATGTACGTAGCATGGATGctagaaacaaaattactcAAGACATGTTGCAACCTAAGGTGCGGAGATCTTTTTCAGACGAGGAAGGAAGTTCTGAAGATTTATTAGAGTTGTCAGATGTAGATAGTGAATCTTCAGATATCAG tcaGCCATATATAGTATGCAGACAGTGTCCAGGATATCGAAGACACTCTGTTCCAACTCTGCCTGGCACAGGCCAAGAGACAGAAGCAGGAGGAATGCAAGCACTGGGAGATGCACCATCTACATCTGCCAACTTCCCTGCAG CGGTCCAGGAATATGTGTGTCCTGCTCAAGGAAGTCATGTAATATGCACCTGCTGCTTTCAGCCAATGCCTGACCGAAGAGCCGAGCGTGAACAGAATCCTCATGTTGCTCCTCAGCaat GTACAGTTTGTCTGCAACCCTTCTGTCACTTATACTGGGGCTGCACTCGGATGGCATGTTTTGGCTGTTTGGCACCATTCTGTG AAATAAATCTTGGTGATAAGTGTTTAGATGGAGTCCTAAATAACAACCACTACGAGTCAGATATCCTAAAG GATTACCTGGCATCCAGGGGTTTGACATGGAAAAATATGTTAAACGAAAGTCTCTTAGCTCTTCAAAGAGGAGTTTTTATGTTGTCAG ATTACAGAATTACTGGGAACACAGTGCTTTGCTACTGTTGTGGCCTTCGCAGCTTTCGAGAACTTGCCTACCAGTACAGGCAGAATATTCCTGTTGCTGAATTGCCAG TGACTGTCACATCACGTCCTGATTGCTACTGGGGGCGCAACTGTCGAACTCAGGTCAAAGCACATCATGCCAT
- the CHFR gene encoding E3 ubiquitin-protein ligase CHFR isoform X2, which produces MEHSEGGEQSQQQQQPWGKLIRLGADEAEPHVLLLKREWTIGRKKGCDLSFPGNKLVSGDHCKIIVDEESGQVSLEDTSTNGTVINKLKVVKKQTYPLQTGDVIYVVYRKNEPENNVAYLYESLNTKHDATQEPVAVEVNVENQCHVTKDTSNTGRSNDETQITSSPSATQSCYEEPQPSTSTSNLFNASATSLIESASVQQDNPSTSGSQSSVFTPVPAFPILESVCLKALHDEHEKLDMNTETSSVTSEITDKEKAGSDSQRTGEEEGLEPAKKKLKGDEDACPNLSPAAPSECIIKIGSEDAKTSNVKPDKMEETLTCIICQELLHDCVSLQPCMHTFCAACYSGWMERSSLCPTCRCPVERICKNHILNNLVEAYLIQHPDKCRNEDDVRSMDARNKITQDMLQPKVRRSFSDEEGSSEDLLELSDVDSESSDISQPYIVCRQCPGYRRHSVPTLPGTGQETEAGGMQALGDAPSTSANFPAAVQEYVCPAQGSHVICTCCFQPMPDRRAEREQNPHVAPQQCTVCLQPFCHLYWGCTRMACFGCLAPFCEINLGDKCLDGVLNNNHYESDILKDYLASRGLTWKNMLNESLLALQRGVFMLSDYRITGNTVLCYCCGLRSFRELAYQYRQNIPVAELPVTVTSRPDCYWGRNCRTQVKAHHAMKFNHICEQTRFKN; this is translated from the exons ATGGAGCACTCGGAAGGAGGcgagcagagccagcagcagcagcagccctgggggaAGCTGATCCGGCTGGGTGCTGATGAGGCAGAGCCGCACGTCTTGCTGCTGAAAAGAGAATGGACAATTGGTCGGAAGAAAG gttGTGATTTATCTTTCCCTGGCAACAAGTTGGTGTCTGGAGATCACTGTAAAATCATAGTGGATGAAGAATCTGGTCAAGTGTCATTGGAAGATACAAG TACTAATGGAACAGTAATTAATAAACTGAAAGTGGTTAAGAAGCAGACATACCCTTTACAGACTGGGGATGTGATCTATGttgtttacagaaaaaatgaGCCAGAGAACA ATGTTGCTTATCTTTATGAATCCTTAAACACAAAACATGATGCAACTCAAGAACCAGTAG CTGTAGAAGTTAATGTAGAAAACCAATGCCATGTGACCAAAGATACCTCAAATACAGGAAGAAGTAATGATGAGACCCAAATTACCTCATCACCATCAGCTACTCAGTCTTGCTATGAGGAACCACAGCCATCTACTTCTACATCTAACCTCTTCAATGCTTCTGCTACCTCTCTTATCGAGTCTGCATCTGTTCAGCAGGATAATCCTTCTACATCTG gaTCACAGTCCTCAGTTTTCACTCCTGTGCCTGCTTTCCCCATCTTAGAATCTGTGTGTCTAAAAGCACTGCATGATGAACATGAAAAGCTGGATATGAATACTGAAACTTCTTCAGTCACTTCAGAAAtcactgacaaagaaaaagcaggatcAGATTCTCAAaggacaggggaggaggaaggtttGGAACCTGCTAAGAAGAAACTAAAAGGAG ATGAAGATGCTTGTCCAAATCTTTCACCAGCAGCTCCAAGTGAATGTATAATTAAAATTGGCTCTGAAGATGCAAAAACATCAAATGTGAAACCAGATAAGATGGAAGAAACATTAACTTGCATTATCTGCCAAGAACTGCTGCATGACTGTGTAAG CTTACAGCCTTGTATGCATACTTTTTGTGCTGCGTGCTACTCAGGATGGATGGAAAGATCTTCTCTATGTCCAACTTGTCGTTGTCCAGTAGAACGTATTTGTAAAAATCACATATTGAACAACTTGGTTGAGGCTTATCTCATTCAGCATCCAG ATAAATGTCGTAATGAAGATGATGTACGTAGCATGGATGctagaaacaaaattactcAAGACATGTTGCAACCTAAGGTGCGGAGATCTTTTTCAGACGAGGAAGGAAGTTCTGAAGATTTATTAGAGTTGTCAGATGTAGATAGTGAATCTTCAGATATCAG tcaGCCATATATAGTATGCAGACAGTGTCCAGGATATCGAAGACACTCTGTTCCAACTCTGCCTGGCACAGGCCAAGAGACAGAAGCAGGAGGAATGCAAGCACTGGGAGATGCACCATCTACATCTGCCAACTTCCCTGCAG CGGTCCAGGAATATGTGTGTCCTGCTCAAGGAAGTCATGTAATATGCACCTGCTGCTTTCAGCCAATGCCTGACCGAAGAGCCGAGCGTGAACAGAATCCTCATGTTGCTCCTCAGCaat GTACAGTTTGTCTGCAACCCTTCTGTCACTTATACTGGGGCTGCACTCGGATGGCATGTTTTGGCTGTTTGGCACCATTCTGTG AAATAAATCTTGGTGATAAGTGTTTAGATGGAGTCCTAAATAACAACCACTACGAGTCAGATATCCTAAAG GATTACCTGGCATCCAGGGGTTTGACATGGAAAAATATGTTAAACGAAAGTCTCTTAGCTCTTCAAAGAGGAGTTTTTATGTTGTCAG ATTACAGAATTACTGGGAACACAGTGCTTTGCTACTGTTGTGGCCTTCGCAGCTTTCGAGAACTTGCCTACCAGTACAGGCAGAATATTCCTGTTGCTGAATTGCCAG TGACTGTCACATCACGTCCTGATTGCTACTGGGGGCGCAACTGTCGAACTCAGGTCAAAGCACATCATGCCAT